Proteins co-encoded in one Kribbella solani genomic window:
- a CDS encoding class II aldolase/adducin family protein: protein MIGQPNDLDEARELLADACRVLYRLGLVDYMGHPSIRIPGSDLILIKPRHSTRIGAQDAIPPERMAVIDLDGRLIAGTDPPPGERFIHTAIYRARPDVGAIVHTHQPMATVMGIAGEPIQPILHVQSELVSTPVPVWECAKLVTDAELGADLAQALGTHRVCHLRGHGIVSVAESLPEAVINAIHLEQLAEASWRVRALGARPRVIPPGEIEQRAATGSGWAVRWHYYLETTDHTMRRT, encoded by the coding sequence ATGATTGGGCAACCCAACGACCTCGACGAGGCGCGCGAGTTGCTCGCGGACGCCTGCCGGGTGCTGTACCGGCTCGGCCTGGTCGACTACATGGGCCATCCGAGTATCCGGATACCCGGCTCCGACCTGATCCTGATCAAGCCGCGGCATTCGACCCGGATCGGCGCGCAGGACGCGATCCCGCCGGAACGGATGGCGGTGATCGATCTCGACGGCCGCCTGATCGCCGGCACCGACCCGCCGCCCGGCGAACGGTTCATCCACACCGCGATCTACCGGGCCCGGCCGGACGTCGGCGCGATCGTCCACACCCATCAACCGATGGCGACGGTGATGGGGATCGCCGGCGAACCGATCCAGCCGATTCTGCACGTCCAGTCGGAGCTGGTGTCCACACCGGTTCCGGTCTGGGAGTGCGCGAAACTCGTCACCGACGCCGAGCTCGGCGCGGACCTGGCCCAAGCCCTTGGTACGCATCGCGTCTGCCATCTTCGCGGCCACGGAATCGTCAGCGTGGCCGAATCCCTGCCCGAGGCCGTGATCAACGCGATCCATCTCGAGCAGCTGGCCGAGGCGTCCTGGCGGGTCCGCGCGCTGGGCGCGCGGCCGCGGGTCATTCCACCCGGCGAGATCGAGCAGCGCGCCGCCACCGGCTCCGGCTGGGCGGTGCGCTGGCACTACTACCTGGAGACAACCGACCACACCATGAGGAGAACGTGA
- a CDS encoding VOC family protein: MTAQPAARKKFDVGGVLLDRPFKIRRLNHFGLNTADMDAALHFYGTLLGFRVTDTLDMTGIVKRRFPDLEQPCSGTGYFLQHNSDHHTLVLFSAWHYQTLMGNLPDGVSANQITWQANSMAEVNNAIGWFQGNGHKLHKVGRDMPGSNWHLYMFDPDRHRNEIVYGIEQIGWDGLSKPREMYYRAFHDTPAIPQTNEYTEVQDALARGIDIHSGYRHLDALPANHDVEGIMLPRPFKVVKHGPVGLFVEDLEIALDFYVHELGFTITEEVTYEGHRCVYLRANTEHHSLALYPIEMRGVTGLAQTSTTAMFGCQVASYRQLRNAVEFFKANGCDVLEPDPALHPGIDYAAHVVDPDGHVVQLYYYMEQIGWDGKPRPAAERPVITPGEWPETVPNYSDTYQGETFLGPWG; this comes from the coding sequence ATGACCGCGCAACCGGCTGCCCGGAAGAAGTTCGACGTCGGCGGGGTACTGCTGGACCGCCCGTTCAAGATCCGCAGACTCAACCACTTCGGCCTCAACACCGCGGACATGGACGCCGCGCTGCACTTCTACGGAACCCTGCTCGGCTTCCGGGTCACCGACACCCTGGACATGACCGGGATCGTCAAACGCCGCTTCCCCGACCTGGAACAGCCTTGTTCCGGTACGGGTTACTTCCTGCAGCACAACAGCGACCACCACACGCTCGTACTGTTCAGCGCCTGGCACTACCAGACCCTGATGGGCAACCTGCCCGACGGCGTGAGCGCGAACCAGATCACCTGGCAGGCAAACAGCATGGCCGAGGTGAACAACGCGATCGGCTGGTTCCAGGGCAACGGTCACAAGCTGCACAAGGTCGGCCGGGACATGCCGGGATCGAACTGGCACCTGTACATGTTCGATCCCGACCGGCACCGGAACGAGATCGTGTACGGCATCGAGCAGATCGGCTGGGACGGTCTGAGCAAGCCACGCGAAATGTACTACCGCGCCTTCCACGACACGCCCGCGATCCCGCAGACCAACGAGTACACCGAGGTCCAGGATGCGCTTGCCCGCGGCATCGACATCCACTCCGGGTACCGCCACCTGGACGCGCTGCCGGCGAACCACGACGTCGAAGGCATCATGCTCCCCCGCCCGTTCAAGGTCGTGAAGCACGGGCCGGTCGGGCTGTTCGTGGAGGACCTGGAGATCGCGCTGGACTTCTACGTCCACGAACTCGGTTTCACCATCACCGAAGAGGTCACGTACGAGGGCCATCGCTGCGTCTACCTGCGCGCGAACACCGAACATCACTCGCTGGCGCTGTACCCGATCGAGATGCGCGGAGTCACGGGCCTTGCACAGACCAGTACGACGGCGATGTTCGGCTGCCAGGTCGCGAGCTACCGGCAACTGCGCAACGCGGTGGAGTTCTTCAAGGCCAACGGTTGCGACGTACTCGAACCTGATCCCGCGCTGCACCCGGGGATCGACTACGCCGCGCACGTGGTGGACCCGGACGGGCACGTCGTGCAGCTCTACTACTACATGGAGCAGATCGGCTGGGACGGCAAGCCGCGGCCGGCCGCGGAGCGTCCGGTGATCACACCCGGCGAATGGCCCGAAACCGTGCCGAACTACAGCGACACCTATCAGGGCGAGACGTTCCTCGGCCCGTGGGGCTGA
- a CDS encoding dienelactone hydrolase family protein, which yields MSEDITAGRIKVGELNAYLARPTAPHTGGMLLLPMLSGLGKQLRTYAEDVARTGVAALAWDPWHGPTGDELDHEQLRGLLGGLKDPTALEEQKTLLDHMFGELGLAKVGVMGWCLGGRYALVLAAHDHRVASCVAYHPTVMPEPTPAQDEDAVALASEITCPTSLIYPGADHIVPLESFKLLQKALNKRESAPSVVHIYPGAGHGFMEAGRQDQEANRLATKLSWPQTLEFVRATVS from the coding sequence ATGTCCGAAGACATCACGGCCGGCCGGATCAAGGTCGGTGAGCTCAACGCGTACCTGGCCCGGCCGACCGCTCCGCACACCGGCGGGATGCTCCTGCTGCCGATGCTCAGTGGGCTGGGCAAGCAGCTCCGCACGTACGCCGAGGACGTCGCCCGCACCGGGGTCGCCGCACTGGCCTGGGACCCGTGGCACGGTCCGACCGGCGACGAGCTCGATCACGAGCAGCTCCGCGGGTTGCTCGGTGGCCTGAAGGACCCGACCGCGCTCGAAGAGCAGAAGACCCTGCTGGACCACATGTTCGGCGAGCTGGGCCTGGCCAAGGTCGGCGTGATGGGCTGGTGCCTCGGCGGCCGGTACGCGCTGGTGCTCGCCGCGCACGACCACCGGGTCGCCAGCTGCGTCGCGTACCACCCGACGGTGATGCCCGAGCCGACGCCGGCCCAGGACGAGGACGCTGTCGCGCTGGCCAGCGAGATCACCTGCCCGACGTCACTGATCTACCCGGGCGCGGACCACATCGTGCCGCTGGAGAGCTTCAAGCTGCTGCAGAAGGCGCTGAACAAGCGGGAGTCGGCGCCCAGCGTGGTGCACATCTACCCGGGCGCCGGCCACGGCTTCATGGAGGCCGGCCGGCAGGACCAGGAAGCCAACCGACTGGCGACGAAGCTGTCCTGGCCGCAGACCCTCGAGTTCGTCCGCGCCACCGTGTCCTGA
- a CDS encoding MarR family winged helix-turn-helix transcriptional regulator — protein sequence MALEGSTVDDYKSSSSIVRDAEGQLFDEQSRQMLEPLVGAAAMRRLEMFAALRWLSRLMHEYVDSWANGHGLSESRFQILMQLKHQDSVPLGKLAARLRVTPRAVTALVDQLERDGMVVRVADPKDRRTIRAQMTPTGRKLFDKIWTEYLDIPLQLVDGVEQDTLDEIRSTCLELVGRIEDAGRGKTKKTS from the coding sequence ATGGCACTTGAGGGCTCTACTGTAGACGACTACAAGAGTTCGTCGTCGATCGTCCGGGACGCGGAAGGTCAGCTCTTCGACGAGCAGTCCCGGCAGATGCTCGAACCGCTGGTCGGGGCCGCCGCGATGCGGCGGCTGGAGATGTTCGCCGCGCTGCGGTGGCTCAGCCGGCTCATGCACGAGTACGTCGACTCCTGGGCGAACGGTCACGGGCTGTCCGAGTCGCGGTTCCAGATCCTGATGCAGCTCAAGCACCAGGACAGCGTGCCGCTGGGCAAGCTCGCCGCGCGGCTGCGCGTCACGCCCCGCGCGGTGACCGCGCTGGTCGACCAGCTCGAGCGGGACGGCATGGTGGTCCGGGTCGCCGACCCGAAGGACCGGCGGACGATCCGGGCGCAAATGACGCCCACCGGGCGGAAGCTGTTCGACAAGATCTGGACCGAGTACCTCGACATCCCGCTGCAACTGGTCGACGGTGTCGAGCAGGACACGCTGGACGAGATCCGCAGTACCTGCCTGGAGCTGGTCGGCCGGATCGAGGACGCGGGCCGGGGAAAGACCAAGAAGACCAGCTGA
- a CDS encoding flavin reductase family protein: MSELDSDVAGILDEHRFRRALGNFATGVSVVTAETDGVPVGMTIQSFCSLSLDPPLVLICPGRASRSWPAIERSGVLSINVLAEGQDWLARQFARSGTDKYAGVSWRPAPYGGAPILAGSLAWIDAEVDSIVPGGDHLLVTCRVRAVGARNDLDPLVFFRSDFVRARSA, translated from the coding sequence ATGAGCGAACTGGACTCGGATGTGGCGGGGATACTGGACGAGCACCGGTTCCGGCGGGCGCTCGGCAACTTCGCGACCGGGGTGTCGGTGGTGACCGCGGAGACCGACGGGGTGCCGGTCGGGATGACGATTCAGTCGTTCTGCTCGCTGTCGCTGGACCCGCCGCTGGTGCTGATCTGCCCCGGCCGCGCGTCCCGAAGCTGGCCGGCGATCGAGCGCAGTGGCGTACTGAGCATCAACGTGCTGGCCGAGGGGCAGGACTGGCTGGCGCGGCAGTTCGCGCGCAGCGGGACCGACAAGTACGCCGGCGTGTCCTGGCGGCCGGCGCCGTACGGCGGCGCGCCGATCCTGGCGGGCTCGCTCGCCTGGATCGACGCCGAGGTCGACTCGATCGTGCCCGGCGGTGACCACCTGCTGGTGACGTGCCGGGTACGGGCGGTCGGCGCGCGCAATGACCTGGACCCGTTGGTGTTCTTCCGATCGGATTTCGTCCGAGCCCGTTCGGCCTGA
- a CDS encoding MFS transporter, which translates to MTDKPSGGWWPLAAICLIDLMLLGDVGLVTVALPRVQADFGVGLTSLQWITNVYSLTLAAFLLTAGSIADRLGRRRVLLPALGLFLVAQVGNAMAPNATWLLSTRFLEGTAAAMMYAVSLTLLSETYHGRYRGIAFGVWGAFTGGSIALGPILGGLLVGIASWRWVFLAQVPICLAAIAITRWRVPRGEVIGNRRTDWWGAVLFTPALTALVYLITWGRHLAGFWIITLAGTSLVLFATFAVVELRVKYPMFDVRRLRNRAFSGAQLAAFAGSATHFALLLYLMIFLQSVQGHTPLQAGLIVLAMSGPTFLVAPLTGRLVGRFPPHRLVALGLAVTGAGLFALRGFGPGDSWRALLPGFVVIGIGAGIFNPMLGALAMSVVPRAEAGAGSGISYSFRQLGLATGIAVNGAVLGAGIHSSVAQQLAGLPAQQVDAVAGAVSSGGIARMIAALPEAQRDTYARAAVDAYTAGLHGVFLVAGWVALGAAAVVIALGARPVNVLPGATTDRAVLAEDVSGGS; encoded by the coding sequence ATGACGGACAAGCCGTCCGGTGGCTGGTGGCCGCTGGCCGCGATCTGCCTGATCGACCTGATGCTGCTGGGCGACGTCGGCCTGGTGACCGTCGCGCTGCCTCGGGTCCAGGCCGACTTCGGTGTCGGCCTGACCAGCCTGCAATGGATCACGAACGTGTACTCCCTGACGCTCGCCGCCTTCCTGCTCACGGCCGGATCGATCGCCGATCGCCTCGGCCGCCGGCGCGTACTCCTGCCGGCGCTCGGGCTCTTCCTGGTCGCGCAGGTCGGCAACGCGATGGCGCCGAACGCGACCTGGCTGCTGAGTACCAGATTCCTCGAAGGCACCGCGGCCGCGATGATGTACGCGGTCTCCCTGACCCTGCTCAGTGAGACCTACCACGGCCGGTACCGCGGGATCGCGTTCGGTGTCTGGGGTGCGTTCACCGGCGGATCGATTGCCCTCGGCCCCATTCTCGGCGGGTTGCTGGTCGGGATCGCGAGCTGGCGCTGGGTGTTCCTCGCGCAAGTGCCGATCTGCCTCGCGGCCATCGCGATCACCCGATGGCGCGTACCTCGCGGCGAGGTCATCGGCAACCGGCGTACCGACTGGTGGGGCGCGGTCCTGTTCACGCCGGCCCTGACCGCGCTGGTCTATCTGATCACCTGGGGCCGTCACCTGGCCGGCTTCTGGATCATCACCTTGGCGGGTACGTCACTGGTGCTTTTTGCAACCTTCGCTGTCGTCGAGCTGCGCGTGAAGTACCCAATGTTCGACGTACGCAGGCTGCGGAACCGGGCTTTCAGCGGTGCGCAACTGGCCGCGTTCGCCGGGAGCGCGACGCACTTCGCCTTGTTGCTCTACCTGATGATCTTCCTGCAGAGCGTGCAAGGACATACGCCGTTGCAGGCCGGGTTGATCGTCCTCGCGATGAGCGGACCCACGTTCCTCGTCGCGCCGCTGACCGGGCGCCTGGTCGGGCGGTTCCCGCCGCACCGATTGGTCGCTCTCGGTCTCGCCGTCACCGGCGCCGGCCTGTTCGCGCTGCGCGGGTTCGGGCCTGGCGACAGCTGGCGCGCTCTGCTGCCCGGGTTCGTGGTGATCGGGATCGGTGCCGGGATCTTCAATCCGATGCTCGGCGCGCTGGCGATGAGCGTGGTGCCGCGGGCGGAGGCCGGCGCCGGGTCGGGGATCAGCTACTCGTTCCGGCAGCTCGGCCTGGCGACCGGGATCGCGGTCAACGGCGCGGTGCTGGGTGCCGGTATTCATTCGTCGGTCGCCCAGCAGCTGGCCGGGCTGCCGGCTCAGCAGGTCGATGCGGTGGCCGGCGCGGTTTCGTCGGGCGGTATCGCACGGATGATCGCCGCGCTACCGGAGGCTCAGCGGGACACGTACGCGCGGGCTGCCGTCGACGCGTACACGGCGGGTCTGCACGGAGTGTTCCTGGTCGCGGGCTGGGTGGCGCTCGGCGCGGCGGCGGTGGTGATCGCGCTGGGCGCCCGGCCGGTGAATGTGTTGCCGGGAGCAACAACTGACCGCGCGGTGCTGGCGGAAGACGTCTCAGGAGGATCGTGA